The DNA region aaatgttgtaaagccctcattatcggtggatgtttcGTTGACTATTATCTCATTGATAACAAAatatctttaagcttttgttaaaatcaatccacccatttttgaaatttttaccataaactacgaggttttgatccctcatttatgttggtatgtaggcataagaccaaaagtcttatcaaacacaaaaaatgtaaataaataattcttttctcatcccctcattctatttttaaaacaaacatcttttcaaccaaaacaagtacacacaaaagggctccctaggagtacctaggacactttgggtactaataccttccctctgtgtacccaacccccttacatgtaatctatggcattttattagtttttatttgaattttttttctctttgagttttgttcgtactttctcccttttcttttggaaataataaaagcgcggtggcgactctggttttattgacgttgagttaaccaatagctcagtggtcatgaatttaccgctacaaaaaaaagtggcgactctgcgGGGGAGTAGTCCcaagtgggtttagcctactttttgtgtgtattatTTTTGTGGATTATTGATGTTTGTATGTTTGTATATATTATATGTATGATATCTTCTAtttgttatgcttggtgatctctgtgtggtgagataagttttatacccgaacttgagtgcaatctaagataggaggatggtatattcatgttcgactcgtgtggagtagtccttagtgaGTTGGCTTGAGAATCTAGCCACTTAGTGGAGACCCCTTTGGAGTTATTGGTGCCACATgagtaagtcgtggataggcattactttctccaacttgggagtccgagaagctgagaatCATAGAATATTTAACCCgacttggcctatttaggacgtagtgcaaagactgttccaatgtagacctgataacagttgttacgcgatactacactcagacgagttttTCTTGAGAttactatgggttgatgagtcattCATCCAAATctatagtatccgatagatgggatcacgactctgggaaccttttagaacatgctctacaggtttttatccttagtacactcctttgggatggttcttaactcaactccatgctcgtgactcgcaacaaacccattgattcttggttgatccgatcagttACCATCAATATCAATGGATCTTTGGTGTTTATtgggtgaaaaccctaatccaccaaaatggatgattgaccttgacgatgacttgatccatcccttgacctttatttgtgtttgccttgtCTGTGATCCCTtatgtgtgattgttgcattcgtgcatacatgcacatcatatcattcatcacaaaaataaatTCAAGAAACTAAGGTTGTGTttgtaaatattttcagaccatgaattatggatgaaggaacacttAGAAATACGATTTCAGATGTCtagatttgaaagagttaaggaagctagcatccttTGTAGTTGATCCCGTGGATTTCAAATAACGTCATGGGAAGTTTTTGCCTGTGTTGTCTACCGAAGTtgttgaaggactcttgagttTGTTGGTttagttctatgatcctctctaccggtgTTTCACCTTTCTCGATTATCAGCTTATGCTTATGTTGGAGGCGTATGCCTATCTCTTCggtatacccgtatctgacaaggttccttttagtggattagaggagattccaAAATCTCAAGTCGTAGTTGATGCTCTTCATTTGGGGAAGTATGAGATTGATGCAAATATGACGAAAAAAGGAGGTATCCGAggtctgatttttgagtttcTGATTGGAAgagctaccacttttgctcatGCCGGTAGGATGTACACCTTTGAGGCTATCTTTgtattgcttatctatggttTAATATTGTTCCATAACATTGACAACTTTGTcgatgttaatgccattagaatcttcttgattgggaatcttgttccaactctgttgggtgacatgtacttctccttacatctaaggaattctaagggtaATGGAACCATCATGTGTTGCATccctcttatgtacaagtggtttatttcgcacttgcctcagacaccaGTCTTCCtagagaacaagcaatgtctacggtggtcccagagacttatgtctctcactaatgatgatattacttGGTATAATTATGTATACAATGGCTTGAAGAatattgatagttatggtgaattctctaatgtgccccttattggtacacaaagaggaatcaactacaacgctgctttggctcgtcgtcaacttgggttccccttgaaggGTAAACCTAATAAAATTTAATTAGAAGGTCTActctatcaagagggtaaagatccccgAAACTTGAAGGGTAGGATGATGAGTGCTTGGCATAGTATCCATAGGAAGGGAATTGTCGAGCTTGGACCATGCAATTGCGTAGCTTTGGAACCCTACACTAGTTGGGAGAAGAAGAGAGCCTTAGAGCTTAAAATGTCGTATgcctgtgaaagacctatgtctatggttgtggttgagccatcaactctccctagccaagacgtagaggagttggaagatgcactagctaagatgaagcaagagaaggatgGGAAGAACGATTCTACGCTTTGAATTGAAAGCAAGTAGAGTTACAACTTGAGatgaaagacaaggatgcactcatTGAGATCCTCGAAGATCTTGAAgttaagagagagagagagagagagggcCAAAGGATTTATTTTACTCTAGTATCCCTCAGTctttcggtgcttggaagaagatcgCCGATCAGCTCGTCACCGAGAAAGCTCATATGAAGACCGCCTACGAGTCAAAGATAAGACGCATTCGAAGGAAATACATGCCCATAGCCATTTCATATGATGAAGTTactagggatccttaggatgttattttccttttcttttgtatttgtattttggtttctaaaatcgtactcagtgtaatccttccaaatattatgaataaaaatgaaattttatGGTCCAttcaaattgttattattaattattattgttgaaatatttgaaaataataaaataaaataaaaacattgcattcatgcatcatttgcatcgCATGTTTCTTGCATTCTAGCCCTTCGGCCAGGTGTCTCATGATCTTCATCTTTGTATCAGTCAAGTTGACGCATCAGtacaacactcgtgctaatcatCAATGCAATATGGATTAATTGGAGCAAGAAAACTGTGAACTCAAAGAATAGGTTTCTATACTTACTGCTCTTATGGAGTCTCTCATTACAGCTCAGAGTCAGGCGTCTCAAGGTCCTGCAACTCCGCAACAACGGATAGTTATCTCCGAGATTACCTCAACGCCCGTGTCTGTGGACCTAGTCAACTAGAATGCACACTCTATGCCTACCAGATTCCCTTGAGGAATGCCTCAAAACTATGTGCCTTAAGGTTATGCCCTACCATTGCTCATATGTCGGTATCTCGCCCAGTCATGTCTACTCATTCTCCTGTTATGCATATCATGCCTCGTGTCAAAGAGATTATCTACCATTttgagccgtctgaaggcccaaatatgtatgaaaagatggatgagatgaaggatcagtttcaAAAATTGAAGAAGGAAATGAAGACCctgaggggaaaagatttgtttgggaagagcgTTTATGAGCTCTACATggtgcccaatgtgaaaatccctgttaagttcaaggtccctgactttgagaaatacaaggggaaAACTTACCCTATTAGCTatcttgtgatgtatgcctgCAAAATTTCAACCCAAACAGAGAACGACCAATTTCTAATTCATTATTTCTAGGATAGCTTGACCGGTGTCGCTCTTCTTTGGTACATGGGTCTGAATAGTGGTAGCActcgtactttcaatgacttaggcgaggcctttgttaagtaatacaagtacaatgtggatatggaGCCTGATCGTGACCAGCTTCGGTCTATGTCTCAAAgagataaagagacatttaaagaatatgcgcagagatggagagaCCTAGCCGCTCAGATCAGTCCTTcgttggaagaaaaagaaatgacaaagatctttctcaagactttgaattcattttactatgagcgtATGATTGCTAGCGGTCCCaatgatttcaccgagatggtgaacatggggatgcgtttagagGAAGGTGTCTGTGAGGGCAGATTGTCTAGAGAAGAAGTGTCAACCAATAAGAAGTATGGGTGTGGTTTCTCGAAAAAGAAGGAtggagaaactaattcagtgaCTGTGGAGAGGCGAAGGAAGCCTTATGTGAAGAAGAGTTCCAAATCTCATCAACAACATCATTAAGTGTCTTCTGTTATTCCAATGTTTGCCAATAATTTTATCGTTCAATCAGCAACAgtccaacaacaacaacaacaacaacaacaacaacgtactcgtaataacaatcatcacaacaaaaatcacaacaataatcatcaCAACAACTCTGAGAGGAAGAAGGTCACATTTGACCCTATTCCGATGTCCTATGCCAAATTATATTCATCTCTTATAGTTAAGAATCTGGTTCAGCCAAGAAGTCTTCCGCCTATGCCTGAACCTCTGCCGTGGTGGTATAAGCCTAATCAACATTATGCCTATCATCAAGGGGAACCaggccatgatattgagaactcTTATCCGTTGAAATATGAAGTCCAACATTTGGTAATAAGTGgaatgatgtcctttgaggatcgtgcgcCGAATGTTAAATCCGATCCATTACCTGCTTATTGTAACTCCTCTGTaaatatggtggacggttgtcccgGTGAGTGCAGAGTTTATGATGTCCGACATATTCGAAGATCCTTGGTAGAGCTTCACAAGACCTTGTGTCAAAttagtgaatgtgagcatgatcatgattTGTAACATTTGTAGTGTCAATCGACGTGGGTGCGTGATTGTGAAGAAGGATATTCAAAGGTTAgtggatgaaggtatgattcacATCCACCAAGCTAGAAATCCTGATGATGACATGAATGTGATTGTTCCAGTTTTCAAAATTCCTAAACGAGTCgtgattcagtttgatagcagTAAGAGAAGCAATTGATCGGTATCACCATTAGTGATACGGTTGGCGGGCCCAGTCCCATATGAATatgataaagttgtgccttacaAGTATGATGCTACTATGATTAAAGATGGGCAAAAGGTTCCTCTCTCCGCAACTTATTTAGTAGTAAGGATTGCTGACATTTTCACggtgacccgaagtggtcgagTGTTCATTCCAGTATTCCCGAAGGCTGTTGAGAATATTGTAGTTAGAAAGAAGGCCGAGGTGGTTGTTCCTTTGTATGATCCTGTTAACACTCCAATCGGCCAGTCTGGTGAGTCCAGTGGTTTGAAGAATAAGGATGATAATGATGAAGTACTTCATGTGATAAAGAAGGGTGAGTTTAACGTCGTAGAGCCGCTACTCCAGACGCCTTCCAAGATTTTTGTTTTATCTctattgatgaattctgaagcacaccGTGAGGCATTGCAAAAAGTACTTGACAAGCCTACGttgaacatgatgttacggttgatcagtttgatcatattgttGCTAACATTACTGCGTGCAACAATCTGGCTTTTTGTGATGAGGAGCTTCCAGAAGAAGGTAAGAATCATAATCTAGCTCTCcatatatctatgaactgtaaggaggatgccTTGTCCAACATCTTGGTAGACACTGGTTCATCTTTGAATGTTCTACCCAAGTCTACCTTGGCTAGGCTATCTTATCAAGAAGCACTCATGAGATACAATGGTGTGATTGTAAAGGCGTTTGGCGGTTCTCACaaaaccgtcattggagaagttgacctcccaatTAAGATTGATCCGAGCaatttccaaattactttccaggtaatggatatccacccggcctatagctgcgtattgggaaggccatggattcatgaagcagaTGTTGTCATGTCAACTCTACACCAGACGCTCAAATTTatcaagaatgggaagcttgttattaTTGGTGGTGAGAAGTCACTGTTGGTGAGCCACTTATCATCTTTCAtgtatgttgaagctgaggaagTTGTTGGAACTCCATTCTATGCTTTGTCTATAGATAATATGATCCAGAGGActggggcatccatgtcttctttgaaaTATGCGCAAGAGATTGTTCAGGATGGTGACACAGACAATTGGGGTCGTGTCATGGAAGTGGTTGAGAACAAGAATCGGGCCGGTTCAAGTTTTGAGCAGAGGCCGTTCAAGAAGGAAGTCAAGGCTATGCAACAGAGTTTCCATAATGGAGGGTTTATCCACAAGGAATAACAACAATCAGCTACGATccttcatgaagatgaagatgaaaatgaagaagaagacaatgccaactttgtaacgcatggtcagatttgcaacaattggattgttgttgatgttcccGTTATAATTCATTGTTCAAAGTAATATACATGATTGTTTAAAGTAAAATCATTCTCCTATGCATAAGGGAGAAGTGAAAACATTGTCAGGaattttcaattatcatcaataaaatgaaattttattcatccacatttatgttgtttttactttttgttttttctgaaaatcctggtaataaaaaaaaacataaatatataatgatttttcccatatctgcataatatttgtttgcatTCATATTTCTAAGATCAAAATATCGAATCATTATGCAGATTGCTTCTCAAACCCATTAAAAATAATGACCCTACTCCCTCTCcgaactttgatttccctgtgtttgaagttgaggaagagaatgatgatgaagacgtTTCTGGTGAGTTATCATGTTTGCTTGAGCATAAGGAAAGAACCACTCAGCCGTTTGAAGAACAAATtgagttggtcaacttgggttccgaagatgatatcaaggaggtcaagattgggtcACAACTTCATCCAaaggttaagaaggggttgattgagctTCTCCGAGAGCACTCTGATGTGTTTTCTTagtcttatcaagacatgccaggtcttgataccgatattgtggagcatagattatcgttgaagccagaatgcccgtcagtcaagcaaaagttaagaagaactcatcctgacatggcagtgaagatcaaagaagaagtccaaaagaagattgatgtcggtttccttgttacctccgaatatcctcagtgggtggctaatattgtgcttgttctaaagaaggatggaaaagtacgcatgtgcgtcgactatagagacttgaacaaaactagtcctaaagatgattttcctctgccacacattgatatgttggtagataatacaactaagttcaatgtcttctcttttatggaaggatttttcggttataatcagattaaaatggcacccgaagatatggataAAACCAtattcattacgccttggggaaTATTTTGTTACTGAGTGATGCCTTTCGGCTTGAAGAATGCTAgtgcaacataccaaagagccacaaccactcttttccatgatatgatgcataaagagattgaggtctatgtcaATGATATGATTACCAAATCAAGGTATGAAGATGAGCATGTTAAGCATTTATcgaagctattccagcgtttgaggaagtacaaactccacttgaatcccaataagtgtacatttggtgtctgttctggtaagttgttgggctttattgtcagtgagaaaggtattgaagttgatcctgccaatattaaagcaatacaagaaatgctcgcgcccaaaactgagaaacaagtcagaggttttctcaaccgcttgaactacatttcaagatttatattgcatatgacagccacatgtgcgcctatattcaagctccttcggaaagattagtcttgtgattggaccgaggattgctagaaagctttttACAATATTAAAGAATATatgcttgagcctctgattctgtctccgcatgttgaaggaagacccttgatcatgtattcacctgtgcttgaagaaagtatgggtttTGTTCTTGGTCGGCAAGATGAATCTggtaagaaagaatatgctatttactacctcagtaagaagttcaccaattATGActctcggtattctatgcttgagaagacatgttatgctttggcctaggctgctaagcgtttgtgccagtatatgttgaatcatactacttggttgatatccaagatggatccaatcaagtacatatttgaaaagTCTGCTTTAAatgggaggatttcccgttggcaggTGTTGTCATCTTAGTATGATATTGACTACCGAgctcagaaagcgattaaaggtaatgtcttggctgaccatttggctcaccaacgtattgatcattatcagtcagtacagtttgatttccctgatgaagagatattgtatttaaagatgaaagattatgatgaaccattgcttgaagaagggcccaaacctggttcccgttggggcatggcatttgatggagctattaattcatatggtaatggcattggggaagtgattattactcctcaaggcactcattttccgtttacaactagattaaccttcaaatgtacaaataatatggatgagtacgaagcctgcattatggggctcgaagaagccattgatcttagaatcaaatatCTCAACGTCTACGGAGATTTAGCTTTGGTTGTTAAccagattaaaggtgaatgggagacgaatcaacccggtttgataccatatagagattatgcgaggaggatatcaactttatttataaaggttgagtttcatcatatccctcgagatggaagatgctcttgcaatcTTAGCTTCCATGATTATtgtgaatttttggaatgaagttcctaagTTGACTGTAATGCACCTTGttaggccaactcatgtatttgctattgaagagattaaagatgataagccatggtaccatgatattaagtgtttcctccaaagtcatacTTACTCGCTTGGGGCATATttgaaagacaagaagactttgagaagactggctGACAAattctacctgaatggtgatgttctttacaagagaaattttgatatggttttgtTCAGATGTGTGGgtagacacaaagcagacctattgatgactgaagtccatgaaggttcctttggtactcattccaatggacatgctatggcaaataagatgttgagagaaggttactggctgacaatggaatcttacagttgcaaatatgtgaagaaatgccacaagtgtctaatctatgcggataagattcatgttcctctgacacttttgaatgttatttcctctccatggcccttatccatgtggggaattgatatgattggaatgatagagCCCAAGACATCAAATGGGCATCGattcattttagtggctattgactacttcacaaagtgggttgaagcggcatcgtatgctaatgtaaccaagcaagttgttgtgaggtttatcaagaatcatatcatatgtcgatatggtgtaccaagtaagatcattattgataatggatcaaacttgaataacaatatgatgAAAGAGCTCTACAAAGACTTCAAaatagcacatcataattcttctccctacaaagccaagatgaatggggctgttgaagctacgaataagaatattaagaagattatccaaaatatggttgtgacatataaagattggcataagatgctcccatttgctttgcatgggtactgTACATCCGTCCTCACTTC from Lathyrus oleraceus cultivar Zhongwan6 chromosome 1, CAAS_Psat_ZW6_1.0, whole genome shotgun sequence includes:
- the LOC127104546 gene encoding uncharacterized protein LOC127104546; its protein translation is MSYAKLYSSLIVKNLVQPRSLPPMPEPLPWWYKPNQHYAYHQGEPGHDIENSYPLKYEVQHLVISGMMSFEDRAPNVKSDPLPAYCNSSVNMVDGCPVPYEYDKVVPYKYDATMIKDGQKVPLSATYLVVRIADIFTVTRSGRVFIPVFPKAVENIVVRKKAEVVVPLYDPVNTPIGQSGESSGLKNKDDNDEVLHVIKKGEFNVVEPLLQTPSKIFVLSLLMNSEAHREALQKFDHIVANITACNNLAFCDEELPEEGKNHNLALHISMNCKEDALSNILVDTGSSLNVLPKSTLARLSYQEALMRYNGVIVKAFGGSHKTVIGEVDLPIKIDPSNFQITFQTLKFIKNGKLVIIGGEKSLLVSHLSSFMYVEAEEVVGTPFYALSIDNMIQRTGASMSSLKYAQEIVQDGDTDNWGRVMEVVENKNRAGSSFEQRPFKKEVKAMQQSFHNGGFIHKE